The following nucleotide sequence is from Mesobacillus jeotgali.
CATCCATTCTGGACGATGGATAATGTAACGGTAACGCCGCATATTTCAAGCCTTACGAAAAATTATCTGCCACGATCTTTTGAAATTTTTAAACATAATCTGCATACATATATTAAAAATGGGTCGGATTATCTCAATGTAATTGACATGGACAGGGGGTACTAGGAGATGAAGATTTATACGAAGACTGGGGACAAGGGAACAACGTCCCTTATTTATGGAACAAGGGTATCCAAGAATGATAAAAGAGTGGAAGCTTATGGCACATGTGATGAAACGAATTCAATGATTGGGCTGGCTTTAAGCTATTTAAACGGTGAGTATTTCAGTGGCAAAGAAGACATGCAGGAAATATTCCATAAAATCCAGACAGCATTGTTCCATGTTGGTGCAGAACTTGCCACACCTTCTGGAAAAAATGTGAAGTGGACTCTTGAGGAAAAAGACATCGAAGAACTAGAGGCGAAGATTGATGCCTGGGATGCAGCACTTCCGCAATTGACTAACTTTATTCTCCCTGGAGGACATCAGGCTGGAGCCGCTCTGCATGTAGCAAGGACTGTTGCGAGAAGGGCAGAACGGCAGGCTGTTGAACTGGGCGAAGAGGTTAACCCGCTTGTCCTTTCCTATTTGAATCGACTCTCCGACTTCCTGTTTGTTGCAGCGAGATATGTGAACATGCATCTGGGATCTAAGGAACAAACTTTGCACCAGGATTAATTCAAATGCAGCATTTACGCATGTTTGTGGTGTAGTAATATTGACAAAAGTGGAATGGAATTAGTACACTATTTATAAATATTATAAAATAAGAATTATAATCTAAAGTAAAGTGAGGTGCATGGCGGTGGTACAGAGTCAGTTAAAAGAAGCCTTGGATACCTTGAAGGATACAGGAGTCCGTATTACTCCGCAACGTCATGCGATACTCGAATTTTTAATAAACTCAATGTCGCACCCTACTGCTGATGAGATATATAAAGCGCTCGAAGGAAAATTCCCGAATATGAGCGTAGCGACAGTTTATAACAATTTGAGAGTATTCCGTGAAGTTGGATTGGTAAAGGAACTGACATATGGAGATGCTTCAAGTCGTTTTGATTTTGTGACTTCCCATCATTATCACGTTATTTGTGATAAGTGCGGGAAGATCGTCGACTTTCATTACCCAGGACTTGACGAGGTTGAACACTTGGCTTCCCATGTAACAGGTTTTAAAGTCGGTAACCATAGAATGGAAATTTACGGTACCTGTCCGGATTGCTCTGCGAAGGAAGCTCATTAAACTAACCACTGATGGCAAAAGCTATCAGTTTCTTTTTTGGGTGAAATCCAAATAAAAATAGAACTCGGCTTCAGCCGAGTTCTATTTTTGTTCTTTTCGGTTGTATTGTTCATCAAACTCTTTGCCCTCAAGAGTTGGGTCAAGAGTTAACGGTTCATTGCAATACATGCAAATATCCACACGGCCAAGCATCTTGGTCTGTTTATTGCAGTTAGGACAGACAACCTGAACTGTTTTTGTCGATAACATTCCAATCCAAAAATAAACAACCGTGCTTGCAATAATGAAAAGCAATCCCAGGATCATGAAAATGGTCATGACCAATGGTGAGTTCCGAAAGAAGATCCCTGCGTACATAACGATGAAGCCAATGAAAATCAGGCTCAGCGCAAAGGTGCGGATTTTATTTATTTTACTAGAATATTTAGCCATTGGAATTTCCCTCCCTAAAATCTAACTATATCATACCATTTGCGGCAAGATAATCATAAAAAAGTCTAAGGGAGTGTCGAAAATTGTCTAGAGGAAATGCAGGAGATTTTATATAATTGTCGAACATATATGCTAACAAACAAATGGAGGAGTTTATTATGGAGGATATCCTTCGTTCAATTTATCAAGAACGTGCAAGCCATCCTAATACAGTTGGAGTAGTGGTGGTCGAGAAGAGGCAAAAGGCCTTGGCCGCCACCGATACTTTTGATGTCATCCTGCTTATTATAGTAAAAGAAAATAATGATCCCGTCTTTGTAAAACATTATTCTTATGAAGATAAAAAAGCAGCGATGCACATTGTCACAGAAAAACAAATCAATGATTGGCTTTTAATAGGCAATAACAAAAAAATATTTGATTGGCTGTACAACGGAAAGATCGTCTTTGACCGTAATGAACGGATTGCCAACCTAAAGCACGAGCTCAGAGAGTTCCCTTTCTTTGGCCGGAAAATTAAAATGGGCATCGAGTTTGCAAAATTGATCAGAAGATATTCTGATGGAAGAGTACTCTTTGACAACTTTAATTATTTGGATGCTTATAATCATGTCGTCCATTCGCTGCATCACCTGGCTAGGCTGGCTGTAATCGAAAATGGTTTCCATCCAGAAGTTACTGTCTGGCATCAGGTCAAACAGATTGAACCGGAAATATATAAGTTATATGAAGAGTTGATATGCAGTGAAGAGTCCATTGAAAAGCGGCTGGAGCTATTATTCCTAGCCAGCGAATTTCTAATCCATAAAAGAACAAAGGTTGGCAGCCAGCATTTGCTTGAGGTGATGGAGAGTAAGGATCATTGGTCATTCAATGAATTGATGTCACATCCTGAGTTGGCACCTTACTCTGTAGACCTCAGTATTCTTGTAGAATATTTGATAGAAAAGAAAATTCTTGATGTAGTCAAAGTCGAAACAAAAGGACAAGGCATTTTCCACAGATATTATCAATCTGCAGAAAAACTATCCTAAAAAAATAAAAAAACCTATTGACCATTTAAAAAATACTTGGTATATTAATAACCGTCGCTGCGGAACACAGCAAAAACATTTTCGCGGCAGACGGTTAAAAAACTTAAAGTGCTTTTCAGTCGATAATATTTTTTAAAAAGTTGTTGACAGAAAAAACACTGGATGTTATATTAGTAAAGTCGCTTCTGGGCGACGCTAACTAACTTGCTCTTTGAAAACTAAACAAACAAGCGTCAACAAACAATAAATGATCATGTTTCTTCTATAGAACATGAGCCAACGTTTTAACTTATGAGCTAACTCATAACTCTTTTTTGGAGAGTTTGATCCTGGCTCAGGACGAACGCTGGCGGCGTGCCTAATACATGCAAGTCGAGCGGATCTTCATTAGCTTGCTTTTGAAGATCAGCGGCGGACGGGTGAGTAACACGTGGGCAACCTGCCTGTAAGACTGGGATAACTTCGGGAAACCGGAGCTAATACCGGATAATCCTTTCCCTCACATGAGGGAAAGCTGAAAGACGGTTTCGGCTGTCACTTACAGATGGGCCCGCGGCGCATTAGCTAGTTGGTGAGGTAACGGCTCACCAAGGCAACGATGCGTAGCCGACCTGAGAGGGTGATCGGCCACACTGGGACTGAGACACGGCCCAGACTCCTACGGGAGGCAGCAGTAGGGAATCTTCCGCAATGGACGAAAGTCTGACGGAGCAACGCCGCGTGAACGATGAAGGCTTTCGGGTCGTAAAGTTCTGTTGTTAGGGAAGAACAAGTACCGGAGTAACTGCCGGTACCTTGACGGTACCTAACCAGAAAGCCACGGCTAACTACGTGCCAGCAGCCGCGGTAATACGTAGGTGGCAAGCGTTGTCCGGAATTATTGGGCGTAAAGCGCGCGCAGGCGGTTCCTTAAGTCTGATGTGAAAGCCCCCGGCTCAACCGGGGAGGGTCATTGGAAACTGGGGAACTTGAGTGCAGAAGAGGAGAGCGGAATTCCACGTGTAGCGGTGAAATGCGTAGAGATGTGGAGGAACACCAGTGGCGAAGGCGGCTCTCTGGTCTGTAACTGACGCTGAGGCGCGAAAGCGTGGGGAGCGAACAGGATTAGATACCCTGGTAGTCCACGCCGTAAACGATGAGTGCTAAGTGTTAGAGGGTTTCCGCCCTTTAGTGCTGCAGCAAACGCATTAAGCACTCCGCCTGGGGAGTACGGCCGCAAGGCTGAAACTCAAAGGAATTGACGGGGGCCCGCACAAGCGGTGGAGCATGTGGTTTAATTCGAAGCAACGCGAAGAACCTTACCAGGTCTTGACATCCTCTGACAACCCTAGAGATAGGGCGTTCCCCTTCGGGGGACAGAGTGACAGGTGGTGCATGGTTGTCGTCAGCTCGTGTCGTGAGATGTTGGGTTAAGTCCCGCAACGAGCGCAACCCTTGATCTTAGTTGCCAGCATTCAGTTGGGCACTCTAAGGTGACTGCCGGTGACAAACCGGAGGAAGGTGGGGATGACGTCAAATCATCATGCCCCTTATGACCTGGGCTACACACGTGCTACAATGGATGGAACAAAGGGCCGCAAAACCGCGAGGTCGAGCCAATCCCATAAATCCATTCTCAGTTCGGATTGCAGGCTGCAACTCGCCTGCATGAAGCCG
It contains:
- the perR gene encoding peroxide-responsive transcriptional repressor PerR codes for the protein MAVVQSQLKEALDTLKDTGVRITPQRHAILEFLINSMSHPTADEIYKALEGKFPNMSVATVYNNLRVFREVGLVKELTYGDASSRFDFVTSHHYHVICDKCGKIVDFHYPGLDEVEHLASHVTGFKVGNHRMEIYGTCPDCSAKEAH
- a CDS encoding YgzB family protein, translated to MAKYSSKINKIRTFALSLIFIGFIVMYAGIFFRNSPLVMTIFMILGLLFIIASTVVYFWIGMLSTKTVQVVCPNCNKQTKMLGRVDICMYCNEPLTLDPTLEGKEFDEQYNRKEQK
- a CDS encoding cob(I)yrinic acid a,c-diamide adenosyltransferase encodes the protein MKIYTKTGDKGTTSLIYGTRVSKNDKRVEAYGTCDETNSMIGLALSYLNGEYFSGKEDMQEIFHKIQTALFHVGAELATPSGKNVKWTLEEKDIEELEAKIDAWDAALPQLTNFILPGGHQAGAALHVARTVARRAERQAVELGEEVNPLVLSYLNRLSDFLFVAARYVNMHLGSKEQTLHQD
- a CDS encoding nucleotidyltransferase-like protein, coding for MEDILRSIYQERASHPNTVGVVVVEKRQKALAATDTFDVILLIIVKENNDPVFVKHYSYEDKKAAMHIVTEKQINDWLLIGNNKKIFDWLYNGKIVFDRNERIANLKHELREFPFFGRKIKMGIEFAKLIRRYSDGRVLFDNFNYLDAYNHVVHSLHHLARLAVIENGFHPEVTVWHQVKQIEPEIYKLYEELICSEESIEKRLELLFLASEFLIHKRTKVGSQHLLEVMESKDHWSFNELMSHPELAPYSVDLSILVEYLIEKKILDVVKVETKGQGIFHRYYQSAEKLS